From Pseudobdellovibrio exovorus JSS, a single genomic window includes:
- the mtnA gene encoding S-methyl-5-thioribose-1-phosphate isomerase produces MKQIRSLALEADISDTRFDLRLLDQTLLPNQEKWMTIETNEQMIEAIQALRVRGAPLIGVAASLMIGKLAFEKSDESIDKETLLEQARQLYEARPTAVNLMICVDRMTAKIKQTNSVQEIVDLAVQIFDEDVQLCSRIADNGAALIEDGDRILTHCNTGGLATAGVGTALGVLRRAHEQGKNIHVYVDETRPLLQGGRLTAWELTKLGIPCTLITDNMAAHLMSLGKITKAIVGADRIATNGDFANKIGTYSVAVNCHYHRIPFYIAAPYTTLDPECSSGEQIPIEQRKSSEVRGFGDFMWAPEKIEVYNPSFDVTPHPLVEAWILDKAVYNKNDVKNGVFK; encoded by the coding sequence ATGAAGCAAATTAGATCATTGGCCTTAGAGGCTGATATCTCAGATACTCGTTTTGATTTACGTTTGCTAGATCAGACTCTTTTGCCTAATCAAGAAAAATGGATGACGATTGAAACCAATGAGCAGATGATTGAAGCCATTCAAGCTTTGCGTGTACGTGGTGCACCTTTGATCGGTGTGGCCGCCAGTTTGATGATCGGTAAATTAGCTTTTGAAAAATCAGATGAAAGCATTGATAAAGAAACCTTACTAGAGCAGGCCCGCCAACTTTATGAAGCTCGTCCCACGGCAGTGAATCTGATGATTTGTGTTGATCGCATGACGGCAAAAATCAAACAGACAAATTCAGTGCAAGAAATTGTGGATTTAGCAGTTCAAATTTTCGATGAAGACGTGCAGCTATGTAGTCGCATTGCAGATAATGGAGCTGCTCTAATTGAAGATGGTGACCGCATTCTAACTCATTGTAATACCGGTGGTTTAGCCACGGCCGGAGTTGGAACGGCGCTGGGCGTTTTAAGACGGGCTCACGAGCAAGGTAAAAACATTCATGTCTACGTAGATGAAACACGGCCTTTACTTCAAGGGGGACGCCTGACGGCATGGGAACTGACTAAACTTGGAATCCCATGCACTTTAATCACAGATAATATGGCAGCCCATTTAATGAGTTTAGGTAAGATCACAAAGGCCATTGTTGGCGCTGATCGAATTGCGACGAATGGTGATTTTGCGAATAAGATTGGGACGTACAGTGTGGCTGTTAACTGCCACTACCATCGTATTCCATTCTACATTGCAGCTCCTTATACGACTTTAGATCCTGAATGTTCTAGCGGCGAGCAAATCCCGATCGAGCAGCGGAAGTCTTCTGAGGTCAGAGGTTTTGGCGATTTCATGTGGGCACCAGAAAAAATTGAAGTTTACAATCCTTCTTTTGATGTGACTCCACACCCTTTGGTAGAAGCGTGGATTTTAGATAAAGCTGTTTATAATAAAAACGATGTGAAAAACGGAGTATTCAAATGA
- a CDS encoding ABC transporter ATP-binding protein translates to MIEIKNLKFSYSQKPILDIPEISIKSGEVVFLHGPSGSGKSTLLELLAGILKADSGDLVINQKNLSQMSLAALDSFRADSIGYIFQSFNLIPYLSVMENIMLPFLFRKADVDTEDLNDMLSHLGLAPYVDRPVSRLSVGQQQRVAVVRALIKKPQIILADEPTSALDYDRREGFLKILFSLCRKHGTTVVFVSHDLSIAKLFDRSIGLSEVNQVKSEAEV, encoded by the coding sequence ATGATTGAGATTAAAAATTTAAAATTTTCATATTCGCAAAAACCGATTTTGGATATACCGGAAATATCAATCAAATCAGGTGAAGTTGTATTTTTACATGGTCCCAGCGGTTCTGGTAAGTCCACTTTGCTGGAGCTTCTTGCGGGCATACTGAAGGCAGACTCTGGTGATTTAGTTATTAATCAAAAAAATCTGTCTCAGATGAGTTTAGCTGCGTTAGATAGTTTTCGTGCGGATTCAATCGGATACATTTTCCAAAGCTTTAATTTAATTCCATACCTTTCAGTTATGGAAAACATCATGTTGCCATTTTTATTTCGTAAAGCTGATGTGGACACTGAAGATTTGAATGACATGTTGTCGCATTTAGGATTGGCTCCGTATGTAGATCGCCCAGTTTCACGGTTATCAGTGGGGCAACAGCAGCGTGTAGCAGTCGTGCGTGCATTGATCAAAAAACCTCAAATCATATTGGCGGATGAGCCGACCTCTGCTTTAGACTACGATCGTCGCGAAGGATTTTTGAAAATCTTATTTTCACTTTGTCGTAAACACGGAACAACAGTTGTTTTTGTAAGCCATGATCTGAGTATTGCTAAGTTGTTTGATCGCTCTATCGGTTTATCTGAGGTGAATCAAGTGAAGTCTGAGGCTGAAGTATGA
- the trhA gene encoding PAQR family membrane homeostasis protein TrhA, which translates to MALKSSVASVKLRVEHGERLNVFTHLIGMILAIMGVGLLLYTAINKADLSRIATCIIYGISTVGIYVLSVLYHSAHQSKKEFFRKLDHIGIYLKIAGNYTPYMILAVNGLAGWSVLTVVWSLAIVGIFYDVFVKSKTRFIQNCIYIAMSATVLPVINRLMMGLGMTGFGLVMLGFLFYAIGFLVFLYDEKIKHGHGIWHMLVLGGSGCQFACLWMFVV; encoded by the coding sequence ATGGCCTTAAAATCGTCGGTTGCATCAGTTAAGTTGCGTGTAGAGCACGGTGAGCGTTTGAACGTTTTCACCCATTTGATTGGGATGATCTTGGCTATCATGGGTGTAGGTCTTTTGCTTTACACCGCTATCAACAAAGCAGATCTGTCACGTATCGCGACCTGTATTATCTACGGAATTTCAACAGTGGGCATTTACGTATTGTCGGTTCTGTATCACAGTGCTCATCAATCCAAAAAAGAGTTTTTCCGCAAGTTAGATCATATCGGAATCTATTTGAAGATTGCAGGTAACTATACACCCTATATGATTTTGGCCGTGAATGGTTTGGCGGGTTGGTCGGTGCTCACAGTTGTATGGTCATTGGCGATTGTCGGCATTTTCTATGATGTTTTTGTAAAATCTAAAACTCGTTTTATTCAAAACTGTATCTACATTGCGATGAGTGCCACTGTCTTGCCAGTTATCAACCGCTTGATGATGGGACTGGGAATGACGGGCTTCGGTTTGGTGATGCTCGGGTTCTTATTTTATGCCATCGGCTTTTTAGTTTTTCTATATGATGAAAAGATCAAGCATGGCCATGGAATCTGGCATATGCTGGTTCTTGGTGGCAGCGGCTGTCAGTTCGCTTGCCTGTGGATGTTTGTTGTCTAA
- a CDS encoding MTAP family purine nucleoside phosphorylase, with product MIGVIGGSGFEKFEEFEVVELLDRETPFGLAASGFKKVRVEGIEFLFISRHGEHHEHLPSEINYRANIYAFKKLGAKAIVSFSAVGSLRKEYAPGDMVIPYQYIDRTKSLRQHSFLGGGLIGHVSLAKPICEVMATAGQQLYVENKLEQSFKAHFGQTYVCIEGPYFSTKAESNTYRQMQADIIGMSNFPEYALAREAGLPYLPCCFVTDYDCWDDSIPHVTVEEVIKVMKGNNSKAFSFLKVLLKSGEIYKNSLAYDGGLRTGLFMPMDAIPTDKRSWVDVLLK from the coding sequence ATGATTGGTGTGATTGGTGGATCTGGTTTTGAAAAATTTGAAGAGTTCGAAGTTGTTGAGTTATTAGATCGCGAAACGCCATTTGGTTTGGCGGCCAGTGGATTCAAAAAAGTAAGAGTGGAAGGAATTGAATTCCTCTTTATTTCCCGTCATGGTGAGCACCATGAACATTTGCCAAGCGAAATTAACTATCGAGCGAATATCTATGCGTTTAAAAAATTAGGAGCCAAAGCCATCGTCTCTTTCAGTGCGGTAGGGTCTTTAAGAAAAGAATATGCTCCTGGTGACATGGTGATTCCTTATCAGTACATTGATCGTACGAAATCATTAAGACAGCATAGCTTTTTAGGTGGTGGCCTAATTGGACATGTGTCATTAGCTAAACCGATATGCGAAGTGATGGCGACAGCTGGGCAGCAGCTCTATGTTGAAAATAAATTAGAGCAAAGCTTTAAAGCGCACTTTGGGCAAACCTACGTGTGTATTGAAGGACCCTATTTTTCAACAAAAGCAGAGTCTAATACCTATCGTCAAATGCAGGCGGATATCATTGGGATGTCGAACTTCCCAGAATATGCCTTGGCTCGTGAAGCGGGTTTGCCGTATTTACCTTGTTGCTTCGTCACTGATTATGACTGCTGGGATGACTCTATTCCGCACGTTACTGTAGAAGAAGTGATTAAAGTGATGAAGGGCAATAACTCTAAAGCATTTTCATTCCTGAAGGTTTTATTGAAGTCAGGTGAAATCTATAAAAATAGCTTGGCTTATGATGGTGGTTTGCGCACAGGGCTGTTTATGCCAATGGATGCAATCCCAACTGACAAACGCAGCTGGGTAGATGTCCTGCTAAAGTAA
- a CDS encoding YajQ family cyclic di-GMP-binding protein translates to MPSFDIVSELNMQEVDNAINQARKEIEGRYDFKGSNAELNWDKKEVTLLAEDEYKVQTMASILEMKMGKRGVDLRALKLSKIEPAGGKLLRQKVTFAQGIEKEMAKEIVKFIKDSKLKVQPQIMDDKVRVTSKSIDELQTTMQTVKGHNFSIPLQFENMRS, encoded by the coding sequence ATGCCATCATTTGACATCGTTTCAGAACTAAATATGCAAGAAGTAGACAATGCGATCAATCAAGCTCGTAAAGAAATTGAAGGTCGTTATGATTTCAAGGGTAGCAATGCCGAATTGAATTGGGATAAAAAAGAAGTCACGTTGTTAGCTGAAGATGAATATAAAGTACAGACCATGGCGAGCATTTTAGAAATGAAAATGGGTAAACGTGGTGTCGATCTTCGTGCATTAAAATTATCTAAGATTGAACCTGCGGGCGGGAAGTTACTTCGTCAGAAAGTGACCTTTGCTCAGGGCATTGAAAAAGAAATGGCCAAAGAGATCGTGAAGTTCATTAAAGATTCAAAGTTGAAAGTACAGCCGCAGATTATGGATGATAAAGTGCGTGTGACCTCTAAGAGTATTGATGAGTTACAGACAACTATGCAAACGGTTAAGGGTCATAATTTTTCGATCCCATTGCAGTTTGAAAACATGCGTTCGTAA
- the greB gene encoding transcription elongation factor GreB, whose amino-acid sequence MSEKKNYITPEGFERLRSEYSDLLNVERPKVVEVVAWAASNGDRSENADYQYGKRRLREIDRRLFFLKNRIQDAEVIDPAQVKSDKVVFGAKVTLETEEGEEVTYQIVGEDEIDVKNKKISWRSPLAKAILGKRMDDEVKVAKPSGEEMMIIIDIEFS is encoded by the coding sequence ATGAGCGAAAAAAAGAATTACATCACGCCCGAGGGCTTTGAGCGCCTTCGTTCTGAGTACAGTGATTTATTAAATGTAGAAAGACCCAAAGTTGTGGAAGTGGTGGCTTGGGCCGCCAGCAATGGTGATCGTTCTGAAAATGCAGATTATCAGTATGGTAAACGTCGTCTGCGTGAGATCGACCGCCGTCTTTTTTTTCTGAAAAATCGTATACAGGATGCTGAAGTTATCGACCCAGCTCAGGTGAAATCGGATAAGGTCGTCTTTGGGGCAAAAGTCACCCTCGAGACAGAAGAGGGTGAAGAAGTTACTTACCAAATTGTAGGCGAAGACGAAATCGACGTGAAGAATAAAAAAATTTCATGGCGTTCACCACTGGCAAAAGCCATATTAGGCAAAAGAATGGACGATGAGGTCAAAGTTGCCAAACCGAGTGGTGAAGAGATGATGATTATCATTGATATAGAATTCAGTTGA
- the spoVG gene encoding septation regulator SpoVG, whose protein sequence is MKITEVKIFPVNEDRLKAYVTITIEGCFVVRDLKVIQGPQGLFVAMPSKKRKDGQFRDIAHPLNQETRQHIEDMVFEAYENQLRSMGETLVNLKRQKAPMSFGHDD, encoded by the coding sequence ATGAAAATCACCGAAGTGAAGATATTTCCGGTAAACGAGGACCGATTAAAAGCCTACGTGACCATCACGATTGAGGGCTGTTTTGTTGTTCGTGATTTAAAAGTCATTCAAGGTCCACAGGGCCTATTTGTCGCGATGCCGAGTAAGAAGCGTAAAGACGGGCAATTTCGTGACATAGCCCATCCATTGAATCAAGAGACTCGACAACACATTGAAGATATGGTTTTTGAAGCATACGAAAATCAATTAAGGTCTATGGGAGAAACACTTGTAAATCTGAAACGGCAAAAGGCTCCGATGAGCTTTGGCCATGATGATTGA
- a CDS encoding ABC transporter permease: MKQISWINLAWKSLKNRRFSTVLTVFSMVLSLVLLMSVERIKRAAQDGFTQSVSGVDLVVGARSGPLQIILYSVFNIGQATQNVSIESYNEIRQLPEVEWTIPYSLGDGHRGFRVVATNQDFFKYYKFRSQEHIELAAGRPFESYFDVVVGADVAKTLGYQVGSKVVVAHGVTTGIAIQEHDDKPFHVVGVMKPTGTPLDRALYIPLEGMEAIHLDWQTGSAPSEDQQIKVDQITAEMVQPKTITSFFLRTKNRIETLRLQRWINEYQAEPLTAVIPGVVLAEMWTSLSMVEKVLKGISFLVMLVGLISMLIAIMTALNERRREMAVLRALGASLKNILALILIETFILSSVAIILACGVKVLFEMLLGPWLQSNYGLYLQAPLFSVNELLYLALMLISSLLISFIPAIKAMRSALKDGLSVKL; the protein is encoded by the coding sequence ATGAAACAGATAAGTTGGATTAATTTAGCATGGAAATCATTAAAGAATCGTAGGTTCTCTACAGTGCTCACAGTTTTCTCGATGGTACTGAGCTTGGTGTTATTGATGAGCGTCGAACGTATCAAGCGTGCGGCTCAAGATGGATTTACACAAAGTGTGTCCGGAGTGGACTTAGTTGTGGGGGCGCGTTCAGGGCCATTACAAATTATTTTATATTCTGTATTTAATATCGGGCAGGCGACACAAAACGTGTCTATTGAAAGCTATAATGAAATTCGCCAATTACCGGAAGTGGAATGGACGATTCCTTATAGTTTGGGCGATGGCCATCGTGGTTTTCGTGTTGTGGCTACGAATCAAGATTTTTTTAAGTATTATAAATTTCGTTCGCAAGAACATATTGAGTTAGCTGCAGGACGGCCCTTTGAATCGTATTTTGATGTGGTTGTTGGGGCTGATGTGGCGAAGACTTTGGGTTATCAAGTGGGCTCCAAAGTTGTGGTGGCTCACGGGGTGACTACGGGAATTGCCATTCAAGAACATGACGATAAGCCCTTTCATGTAGTAGGTGTGATGAAGCCCACAGGGACACCATTGGATCGTGCTTTATATATCCCGCTTGAGGGAATGGAAGCTATCCATTTAGATTGGCAAACGGGAAGTGCACCAAGTGAAGATCAGCAAATTAAAGTAGATCAAATCACAGCTGAAATGGTACAGCCCAAAACAATCACCTCGTTTTTCTTGCGCACCAAAAACAGAATTGAAACTTTGCGATTACAAAGATGGATTAATGAATATCAGGCAGAGCCTTTAACAGCCGTGATTCCGGGTGTGGTGTTAGCTGAGATGTGGACTTCTTTATCCATGGTGGAAAAAGTGTTGAAGGGGATTTCGTTCTTGGTGATGCTCGTGGGATTAATTTCTATGTTGATTGCCATTATGACCGCATTGAATGAGCGCCGTCGAGAGATGGCGGTATTAAGAGCTTTAGGGGCGTCTTTAAAAAATATATTAGCTCTGATTCTGATCGAGACTTTTATTTTGAGCTCTGTGGCGATTATCTTAGCCTGTGGAGTGAAAGTGTTATTTGAAATGCTTCTTGGGCCTTGGTTGCAATCTAATTATGGCTTGTATTTACAAGCACCACTATTTTCGGTGAATGAACTTTTGTATTTGGCCCTGATGTTGATCAGTAGTTTGTTGATCAGCTTTATTCCTGCAATCAAAGCTATGCGCTCGGCACTTAAAGATGGGTTGAGTGTTAAGCTATGA
- a CDS encoding peptide ABC transporter substrate-binding protein, producing MAYFFTVLFLLSSSFAFAAPSSLTIAIIQEWSHFNPVTSQLASNESLDPFLNRKMIRHQANGSVVADIAVEVPTLKKNKAVWTIKPNAKWGDGQDITCADWHLGWQAGLNPKVSVISRQFYNQISNIEWTPQNPKVCTVTYINSDWSYDRNLPSLLPSHLEKNIYDKSKNESEGYDRNTLYIGSPTNKGLYSGPYTVTEFKLGSHVILDRNKHFFGTQPQIERVVIKYVSDTSALKAHLLSGQINAIGAVGFPPDTALNFAEDFKAARSPHQVRFQNSGIFQGIYFNLDKEPLKDIKVREALSRAVDKERIVSAFFSNHLQAAEGILSPQHPAYKATSSIHSKKRARELLDEAGWKVVTTGNSNGIRQKNGKTLSLQFKTSAGIKVLENIQQSVCSEFKSIGVECIIKNEPPRLLLGQSVPRGDFDLAMYGQPVPIDLSLKNYFSSKEIPTAKNSWAGGNSIRLRSPEVDKLLIQFEKENQLTKRHEITLKLDELFRQNFYLLPLYHRREAVVIPKSLTGMQDSYEGTVFAAPENWQL from the coding sequence ATGGCTTATTTTTTTACAGTTTTGTTTCTATTGTCTTCTTCTTTTGCCTTTGCAGCCCCTTCATCGCTAACGATTGCTATTATTCAAGAGTGGTCTCACTTCAATCCTGTCACCTCACAATTGGCTTCAAATGAGTCATTAGATCCTTTCCTGAATAGAAAAATGATCCGCCACCAAGCCAATGGAAGTGTTGTGGCTGATATCGCTGTCGAGGTTCCCACTCTTAAAAAAAATAAAGCGGTGTGGACGATAAAACCCAATGCCAAATGGGGCGATGGCCAAGACATCACCTGCGCCGATTGGCACTTAGGATGGCAAGCGGGACTGAATCCAAAAGTTTCGGTGATTTCACGCCAATTCTATAACCAAATATCTAATATCGAGTGGACCCCACAAAATCCAAAAGTTTGCACGGTCACCTACATCAATTCAGATTGGTCATACGATCGTAACTTACCTTCGTTACTTCCTTCACACTTAGAAAAAAATATCTACGACAAGTCTAAGAATGAAAGTGAAGGCTATGATCGCAATACACTTTATATCGGCTCGCCCACCAATAAAGGTCTTTACAGTGGCCCCTACACAGTCACGGAATTTAAACTGGGCAGTCATGTAATCTTAGATCGCAACAAGCACTTCTTTGGTACACAGCCACAGATCGAACGCGTTGTGATTAAGTATGTGTCGGATACCAGCGCCCTTAAAGCGCATCTTCTATCAGGACAAATCAATGCCATCGGAGCAGTGGGATTTCCTCCGGACACAGCCCTGAACTTTGCAGAAGACTTCAAAGCCGCTCGCAGTCCTCACCAAGTGAGGTTTCAGAACTCGGGAATATTTCAAGGAATCTATTTTAATTTAGATAAAGAGCCTCTGAAAGATATAAAAGTTCGTGAGGCTCTTAGCCGTGCCGTCGATAAAGAGCGAATCGTCAGTGCTTTTTTTAGCAACCACTTACAAGCAGCAGAGGGAATTTTGTCTCCGCAGCACCCTGCTTACAAAGCTACTTCCTCTATTCATTCTAAGAAACGAGCGCGCGAACTTTTAGATGAAGCTGGATGGAAGGTCGTGACGACTGGTAATAGTAACGGCATCCGACAAAAAAATGGAAAAACTTTAAGTCTGCAATTTAAAACTTCTGCAGGGATTAAGGTTCTAGAAAACATTCAACAATCTGTCTGTAGCGAGTTCAAATCCATTGGTGTGGAATGCATCATCAAAAATGAGCCACCACGCTTGTTATTAGGACAAAGCGTTCCTCGCGGAGACTTTGATTTAGCCATGTATGGCCAACCCGTTCCTATTGATCTTTCTTTAAAAAATTATTTTTCATCGAAAGAAATTCCAACGGCTAAAAACAGTTGGGCTGGTGGTAACAGTATCCGTTTACGTTCCCCCGAAGTTGATAAGCTCTTGATTCAGTTTGAAAAAGAAAACCAATTAACCAAGCGACATGAAATAACGCTGAAATTAGACGAGCTGTTTCGTCAGAATTTTTACCTTTTACCTTTATATCATCGCCGTGAAGCGGTGGTGATTCCCAAGAGTTTAACAGGAATGCAAGATTCCTACGAAGGAACTGTTTTCGCGGCTCCTGAAAACTGGCAGCTGTAG
- a CDS encoding class II aldolase/adducin family protein: MTSQKADQIAGEIVDICERLHRRNMLAAADGNISFRISDNEILITPSGIAKGFMKPEQMAVISLDGKVLKGNPSSERLMHLEIFKSSEKAKAIIHAHPPTAIAWSIAQPHLDKLPSDCLSEVILATGDIPFVPYARPGTLQMGEVLKPFLPQHRAMILRNHGAVAWGESLDEAYRGMERIEHSAQILATAKQLGGLHPLPAEEIAYLYELRKKIGEVLL; the protein is encoded by the coding sequence ATGACAAGTCAAAAAGCTGATCAAATCGCTGGCGAGATCGTCGATATTTGTGAGCGCCTTCATCGCCGTAATATGTTAGCCGCCGCGGACGGAAATATTTCTTTTCGTATAAGTGATAATGAAATTTTGATTACTCCTTCTGGAATTGCCAAAGGCTTTATGAAGCCTGAACAGATGGCTGTGATTAGTCTGGATGGAAAAGTTCTAAAAGGTAATCCTTCCAGTGAAAGATTGATGCATCTTGAAATTTTTAAATCTTCTGAAAAAGCCAAGGCGATTATCCATGCGCATCCACCTACAGCTATTGCATGGTCGATTGCACAGCCTCATTTAGACAAGCTACCAAGTGATTGTCTATCTGAAGTGATTTTAGCAACAGGTGATATTCCTTTTGTTCCTTATGCTCGTCCGGGGACTTTACAAATGGGTGAAGTGCTTAAGCCATTTCTTCCACAACATCGCGCTATGATTTTACGTAATCATGGAGCCGTCGCATGGGGTGAAAGCTTAGATGAGGCTTATCGCGGCATGGAGCGCATTGAACATTCAGCGCAGATTTTAGCAACGGCGAAGCAACTGGGTGGCTTACATCCACTGCCAGCAGAAGAAATTGCTTACTTGTATGAGCTTCGAAAAAAAATCGGTGAGGTATTGTTATGA
- a CDS encoding DEAD/DEAH box helicase produces the protein MNTSASTPFQFSDLALIEPILTAIKKAGYQNPTPIQQMAIPHLLKGSDLLGCAQTGTGKTAAFALPILNNIVQNKLFAGPKQVSCLILTPTRELALQIHENFKTYSANLNLHINVVYGGVGINPQIQALRSGSDVLIATPGRLLDLISQKSVSLQKVKIFVLDEADRMLDMGFIQDIRKVLFMMPKERQTLLFSATMPPEIEKLASTMLVKPIKVEASPVSSTADRIKQYVMYVEQSKKRELLKHILEDANFYRVIVFTRTKHGANRVSDVLTKSNIPSEAIHGNKSQNARQRALDNFKNNKTRVLIATDIAARGIDVDGITHVINYEVPNISESYVHRIGRTARAGAEGVAISFCDAEEKSFIRDIEKLTGHKIEVNRDHPFHSDAVENATTLSKGKAKAQIEKKANSPFKDSRFQPKKKRFHDRFRKNQKQK, from the coding sequence GTGAATACATCTGCATCAACTCCATTTCAGTTTAGTGACCTTGCTTTAATCGAACCCATTTTGACGGCTATTAAAAAAGCGGGCTATCAAAATCCTACGCCTATTCAGCAAATGGCTATCCCCCATCTGCTCAAAGGCAGTGATTTACTTGGTTGTGCTCAGACAGGGACAGGGAAAACTGCTGCGTTTGCCTTACCCATTTTAAATAATATCGTTCAAAATAAACTTTTCGCTGGCCCTAAACAAGTAAGCTGTTTGATCTTAACGCCTACCCGCGAGTTGGCGCTGCAAATTCACGAAAACTTCAAAACTTACTCTGCTAACTTGAATTTGCATATCAATGTTGTCTATGGCGGCGTCGGCATAAACCCGCAAATACAAGCTTTACGCTCAGGCTCTGACGTCTTGATTGCAACACCGGGACGCTTATTAGACTTAATCAGCCAAAAAAGTGTCTCGTTACAAAAAGTCAAAATCTTTGTCCTCGACGAAGCGGACCGCATGTTAGATATGGGCTTTATTCAGGATATTAGAAAAGTCCTTTTCATGATGCCGAAAGAGCGACAGACATTGCTTTTCTCTGCCACGATGCCACCCGAAATCGAAAAGTTAGCATCAACTATGTTGGTTAAGCCAATTAAAGTTGAGGCCTCTCCTGTTTCATCGACAGCCGACAGAATCAAACAGTACGTCATGTATGTCGAACAATCGAAAAAAAGAGAGCTTCTGAAGCATATTCTAGAAGATGCAAATTTTTATCGCGTTATTGTTTTCACAAGAACGAAGCATGGGGCCAATCGCGTTTCAGATGTTTTAACTAAAAGCAATATTCCATCTGAAGCTATCCATGGGAACAAGTCACAAAATGCCCGCCAACGCGCTCTCGACAATTTTAAAAATAACAAAACACGTGTTTTGATTGCAACGGATATTGCTGCTCGAGGTATTGATGTTGATGGCATTACTCACGTTATTAACTATGAAGTACCGAATATTTCTGAAAGTTATGTTCACCGCATAGGTAGAACAGCCCGAGCCGGCGCAGAGGGCGTCGCTATCTCTTTCTGTGATGCTGAAGAAAAGTCCTTTATCCGTGATATTGAAAAGCTAACAGGTCACAAAATTGAAGTGAATCGCGATCATCCTTTCCATTCTGATGCCGTAGAAAATGCGACGACTCTGTCAAAAGGGAAAGCAAAAGCTCAGATTGAAAAGAAAGCGAATTCACCATTTAAAGATTCAAGATTTCAGCCGAAGAAAAAACGCTTTCACGATCGTTTTAGAAAAAATCAAAAACAAAAATAA
- a CDS encoding VF530 family DNA-binding protein translates to MSEIKPKKPRTNKCPAEGITLEMKLNDLVEVYGWERLGEKITIRCFNFDPSIKSSLKFLRRTPWAREQVEKLWQWREDTGWDPRDDHK, encoded by the coding sequence ATGTCTGAAATTAAACCTAAAAAACCCAGAACAAATAAGTGTCCCGCAGAAGGCATTACGCTTGAAATGAAGCTAAATGATCTTGTGGAGGTTTACGGGTGGGAACGACTTGGCGAGAAGATCACCATTCGTTGTTTCAACTTTGACCCCAGTATTAAATCAAGTCTGAAGTTTTTAAGACGAACACCATGGGCACGCGAACAAGTCGAAAAGCTTTGGCAGTGGCGAGAGGATACCGGTTGGGATCCGCGTGATGATCATAAGTAG
- a CDS encoding DUF3299 domain-containing protein: MKWVLISLLVFSAAVGAGVYFIQGAGKGEGIEVDWRLLNQMDYITKHAPTEIQQLEGQRIKIPGFMVPLEDDQRKVTEFLLVPTPQACIHVPPPPPNQMVYVRMKKGTDPIPGLPIWVYGKFKVSTVRSQYGEVSFEMEGDIIEDYR; encoded by the coding sequence ATGAAATGGGTTCTGATTTCACTACTTGTCTTTTCTGCCGCTGTTGGGGCTGGTGTCTACTTTATACAAGGCGCAGGTAAGGGCGAAGGGATTGAAGTGGATTGGCGTCTGTTGAATCAGATGGATTATATCACTAAACACGCTCCTACAGAAATACAACAGCTTGAAGGCCAAAGAATTAAGATTCCTGGCTTTATGGTGCCACTGGAAGATGATCAAAGAAAAGTGACAGAGTTCTTATTGGTGCCAACTCCACAGGCGTGCATACATGTACCGCCTCCTCCGCCGAATCAGATGGTCTACGTGCGTATGAAAAAAGGTACGGACCCAATCCCAGGTCTTCCGATTTGGGTTTATGGGAAGTTTAAAGTTTCAACTGTTAGGTCGCAATACGGAGAAGTCTCTTTCGAGATGGAAGGCGACATCATAGAAGATTACAGATAA